A window from Neobacillus sp. PS3-40 encodes these proteins:
- the rplT gene encoding 50S ribosomal protein L20, with protein sequence MPRVKGGTVTRKRRKKVLKLAKGYFGSKHTLYKVANQQVMKSLMYAFRDRRQKKRDFRKLWITRINAAARMNGLSYSRLMHGLKLAGIEVNRKMLAELAVNDANAFTELANVAKQQSNK encoded by the coding sequence ATGCCACGTGTAAAAGGCGGTACAGTTACGCGCAAGCGTCGTAAAAAAGTTCTTAAATTAGCAAAAGGTTATTTCGGTTCCAAACATACATTATATAAAGTTGCTAACCAACAGGTTATGAAATCCTTAATGTATGCTTTCCGCGACCGTCGCCAGAAAAAACGCGACTTCCGCAAACTTTGGATTACTCGTATCAACGCAGCAGCTCGTATGAATGGTCTTTCTTATAGCCGTTTAATGCATGGCTTAAAGCTTGCAGGTATTGAAGTAAACCGCAAAATGCTTGCTGAATTAGCAGTAAATGATGCAAATGCATTTACTGAATTAGCAAACGTTGCAAAACAACAAAGCAACAAGTAA
- the rnhC gene encoding ribonuclease HIII: MGNVVLIRELTEIMKMKNYYSEYLVDKNPPGSIFAAKTPKCMVTAYKSGKVLLQGSAGEDEAKKWGEAPAKKQTIERKKTASGSLPPNFGSLSVLGSDEVGTGDYFGPITVVAAYVKKEDIPLLKELGVRDSKDLNDDKISAIAKQIKDIIPHSLLILHNEKYNQLQQSGMSQGKLKALLHNQALAHVLNKIDPIKPEAILIDQFVQSSTYYQHLKGQKTIVKDDVFFSTKAEGVHIAVAAASILARHAFVQYFEKLSEAAGFKIPKGAGAQVDIAAAKLILAKGRDVLPKFVKLHFANTEKAITLVNKKRG; encoded by the coding sequence ATGGGAAATGTTGTGCTAATCCGAGAATTGACCGAAATAATGAAAATGAAAAATTACTACAGTGAGTATTTAGTAGATAAAAACCCTCCAGGAAGTATTTTTGCAGCAAAAACCCCTAAATGCATGGTTACAGCATATAAATCAGGAAAGGTTTTACTTCAAGGCTCTGCGGGCGAGGATGAGGCTAAAAAGTGGGGGGAAGCTCCAGCAAAGAAACAAACCATTGAAAGAAAAAAAACAGCTTCTGGATCTTTACCACCTAACTTCGGTTCATTATCAGTCCTTGGTTCTGATGAAGTAGGCACCGGGGACTACTTTGGTCCAATTACAGTAGTGGCCGCCTACGTGAAGAAAGAGGACATACCTCTTTTAAAAGAATTAGGCGTCAGAGATTCCAAAGATTTAAATGATGATAAAATAAGTGCAATCGCAAAACAAATTAAGGACATCATTCCACATAGCCTTTTAATATTACATAATGAAAAATACAACCAACTTCAGCAATCAGGTATGTCGCAAGGGAAATTGAAGGCTCTCCTTCATAATCAAGCCTTAGCACATGTATTAAATAAAATTGATCCGATAAAACCAGAAGCTATTTTGATCGATCAATTCGTTCAATCAAGTACCTATTATCAGCACTTAAAAGGGCAGAAAACAATTGTAAAAGATGATGTTTTTTTCAGTACAAAAGCAGAAGGGGTTCACATTGCCGTTGCTGCAGCATCCATTCTCGCCCGTCATGCCTTTGTTCAATATTTTGAGAAACTAAGTGAGGCTGCGGGATTTAAGATCCCTAAGGGTGCAGGAGCACAAGTAGACATTGCAGCTGCCAAGCTAATTTTAGCAAAAGGCAGAGATGTATTGCCAAAGTTTGTTAAGCTACACTTTGCTAATACCGAGAAGGCAATAACTTTAGTTAATAAAAAAAGGGGCTGA
- a CDS encoding M42 family metallopeptidase, protein MVKLDETLTMLKDLTDANGIPGNEREVREVMKKYIAPFADEVTTDGLGSLIAKKVGKEGGPKIMVAGHLDEVGFMITQIDDKGFLRFQPVGGWWSQVMLAQRVTIVTKKGNVTGIIGSKPPHILTAEARKKPVEIKDMFIDIGASSAEEAKEWGIFPGDMVVPYFEFTVMNNEKMLLAKAWDNRIGCAIAIDVLKQLKGTDHPNVVYGVGTIQEEVGTRGAKTSASKIEPDIGFGVDVGIAGDTPGITEKEAQSKMGKGPQIILYDASLVSHKGLRDFVTDLADELNIPYQFDAIPGGGTDAGAIHMTHNGVPALAITIATRYIHSHAAMLHRDDYENAVKLIVEVIKRLDRETVDKITFE, encoded by the coding sequence ATGGTTAAACTAGATGAAACATTAACAATGTTAAAAGATTTAACAGATGCAAATGGTATACCAGGTAATGAGCGTGAAGTGCGTGAAGTGATGAAAAAATACATAGCTCCATTTGCTGATGAAGTCACAACTGATGGACTTGGCAGTTTAATTGCAAAAAAGGTTGGTAAAGAAGGCGGACCAAAAATCATGGTTGCTGGCCATCTTGATGAAGTTGGATTCATGATTACGCAAATTGATGATAAAGGCTTCCTCCGTTTTCAGCCGGTTGGCGGTTGGTGGTCACAAGTCATGCTTGCACAACGGGTAACAATTGTAACGAAAAAAGGGAATGTTACAGGTATTATTGGCTCCAAGCCACCGCATATTTTAACAGCTGAAGCACGTAAAAAGCCAGTTGAAATCAAAGATATGTTTATTGATATCGGTGCATCAAGTGCTGAGGAAGCAAAAGAATGGGGCATCTTCCCTGGTGATATGGTTGTTCCATATTTTGAATTTACAGTCATGAATAATGAGAAAATGCTATTAGCAAAAGCATGGGACAACCGAATTGGTTGTGCAATTGCTATTGATGTGTTGAAGCAATTAAAGGGAACAGACCATCCAAATGTTGTTTACGGTGTCGGAACCATTCAAGAAGAGGTAGGAACCCGTGGCGCCAAAACCTCTGCTTCTAAAATTGAGCCAGATATTGGTTTTGGTGTGGATGTTGGAATTGCAGGAGATACACCAGGAATCACTGAAAAAGAAGCACAAAGCAAAATGGGGAAAGGTCCACAAATCATTTTGTACGATGCTTCCCTTGTATCCCATAAAGGTTTGCGTGATTTTGTAACAGACCTTGCGGATGAGTTGAATATTCCTTATCAATTTGATGCCATTCCTGGAGGAGGCACAGATGCAGGCGCTATCCATATGACACATAATGGAGTGCCGGCTCTTGCGATTACCATTGCAACACGTTACATTCATTCACATGCTGCAATGCTCCATCGTGATGATTACGAAAATGCAGTGAAATTAATTGTTGAGGTAATTAAACGATTAGATCGTGAAACAGTTGATAAGATTACATTTGAATAA
- a CDS encoding DUF1294 domain-containing protein: MEILMVVYLIINIIGVVLMKVDKQRAIKHKYRIPEKTLWLTALFGGAVGTTIGMQIFRHKIKHLSFKIGFPFLAVVEVILFIYLFTI; this comes from the coding sequence ATGGAGATTTTAATGGTTGTCTATTTGATTATAAATATCATCGGTGTGGTTCTTATGAAGGTGGATAAACAGAGGGCAATTAAACACAAATACCGTATTCCAGAAAAAACACTTTGGTTAACAGCCTTATTTGGAGGCGCGGTTGGAACAACGATTGGAATGCAGATTTTTCGTCATAAAATAAAGCATTTATCGTTTAAAATTGGCTTTCCCTTTCTTGCTGTAGTGGAAGTAATCCTTTTTATTTATTTGTTTACTATATAG
- a CDS encoding CvpA family protein — protein sequence MLDLAIIILLIMGFFIGLRRGFILQLIHLTGFIIAYVVANIYYVQLAPKLTLWIPYPNFGNNATLKLFTSNGNMEDSFYRAVAFVIIFFAVKILLQIIGTMLDFIAHLPILRLLNVWAGGFLGFCEVYLILFILLYIAALIPMDVVQHPLENSFLASEIVKHTPILSQHIKHLWIEYVGAGTSL from the coding sequence ATGCTAGATCTGGCTATTATTATTTTATTAATTATGGGTTTCTTTATTGGACTGCGTAGAGGTTTTATCCTACAACTTATTCATTTAACTGGTTTTATTATCGCATATGTTGTTGCAAATATTTATTATGTTCAACTTGCGCCAAAGCTAACTTTATGGATTCCATATCCCAATTTTGGGAATAATGCTACTTTGAAACTGTTTACTTCAAATGGTAATATGGAGGATTCCTTTTACAGAGCTGTTGCCTTTGTCATCATTTTTTTCGCAGTGAAAATCTTATTACAAATAATTGGAACGATGTTAGACTTTATTGCCCATTTACCAATCTTAAGACTTTTAAATGTTTGGGCAGGTGGATTTTTAGGTTTCTGTGAAGTGTATTTGATCCTCTTTATATTATTATACATCGCAGCCCTAATTCCAATGGACGTTGTTCAACATCCTTTGGAAAATTCATTTTTAGCTTCTGAAATTGTTAAACATACTCCTATTCTTTCACAGCATATCAAGCATTTATGGATTGAATAC
- the rpmI gene encoding 50S ribosomal protein L35 produces MPKMKTHRGSAKRFKKTGSGKLKRGHAFTSHLFANKSTKAKRKLRKGTLVSKGDFKRIRHMLDNIK; encoded by the coding sequence ATGCCAAAAATGAAAACTCACCGCGGCTCTGCAAAGCGTTTCAAGAAAACAGGATCTGGTAAACTTAAGCGTGGCCACGCATTCACAAGCCACTTATTCGCAAATAAATCTACAAAAGCAAAGCGTAAACTTCGCAAAGGAACGCTAGTATCTAAAGGTGACTTCAAACGTATCAGACATATGTTAGATAATATTAAGTAA
- the pheS gene encoding phenylalanine--tRNA ligase subunit alpha, with amino-acid sequence MQERLKELQTEAIEKIDQSPNLKELNDIRVAYLGKKGPITEVLRGMGKLSAEERPVMGALANEVREAISVKLEAKQKEMEEAEVFEKLASETIDVTLPGRPVKVGNHHPLTKIIEEIEDLFIGMGYQVAEGPEVEQDYYNFEALNLPKGHPARDMQDSFYITDEILLRTHTSPVQARTMEKHQGKGPIKIICPGKVYRRDNDDATHSHQFMQIEGLVIGENIRMSDLKGTLEVFAKKMFGEDREIRLRPSFFPFTEPSVEMDISCKICGGSGCNVCKRTGWIEILGAGMVHPNVLEMAGYDSKKYTGFAFGMGPERIAMLKYGVDDIRHFYTNDVRFLNQFAIHE; translated from the coding sequence ATGCAAGAACGCTTAAAAGAATTGCAAACGGAGGCTATTGAAAAGATTGATCAGTCTCCAAACCTAAAAGAATTGAATGACATCCGTGTTGCTTATTTAGGGAAAAAGGGCCCAATTACGGAAGTACTTCGTGGGATGGGGAAACTTTCAGCAGAAGAGCGTCCCGTTATGGGGGCTCTTGCTAATGAGGTTCGTGAAGCTATTTCAGTAAAATTGGAAGCAAAGCAAAAGGAAATGGAAGAAGCAGAAGTATTTGAAAAACTAGCATCTGAAACAATTGATGTCACACTTCCAGGACGTCCAGTTAAGGTTGGTAACCACCATCCCTTAACAAAAATTATTGAAGAAATTGAAGATTTATTTATTGGTATGGGTTATCAGGTGGCAGAAGGTCCAGAAGTGGAACAAGATTACTATAACTTTGAAGCACTTAATTTGCCAAAAGGACATCCAGCTCGTGATATGCAGGATTCTTTCTATATTACAGATGAAATTTTGTTAAGAACACATACATCTCCAGTTCAAGCTAGGACCATGGAAAAACACCAAGGTAAAGGCCCAATTAAAATCATTTGTCCTGGTAAAGTATACCGCCGTGACAATGATGATGCGACACACTCACACCAGTTTATGCAAATTGAAGGACTAGTTATTGGTGAAAACATTCGTATGAGTGATCTAAAGGGAACATTGGAAGTATTCGCGAAAAAAATGTTTGGTGAAGATCGTGAAATTCGCTTAAGACCAAGCTTCTTCCCGTTTACAGAGCCTTCAGTTGAAATGGACATTTCCTGTAAGATATGTGGAGGAAGTGGCTGTAACGTATGTAAACGAACAGGCTGGATTGAAATATTGGGTGCAGGAATGGTTCATCCTAACGTACTTGAAATGGCTGGCTATGATTCGAAAAAATATACTGGATTTGCATTTGGAATGGGTCCAGAGCGAATTGCTATGCTGAAGTATGGAGTAGATGATATCAGACATTTCTACACAAATGATGTACGATTCTTAAACCAATTTGCGATTCATGAATAA
- the zapA gene encoding cell division protein ZapA, producing MSNPQKNRTTVEIYGQQYVILGKESLSHIRLVASLVDDKMREISSKNPSLSVNKLAVLTAVNAVNDYIMIKEQLERLQNELKKEKD from the coding sequence TTGTCAAACCCACAGAAAAATAGAACAACTGTAGAAATTTATGGACAGCAATATGTAATTTTAGGTAAAGAAAGCTTAAGCCATATTAGGCTTGTTGCCTCATTAGTTGACGATAAAATGCGAGAAATCAGTTCTAAGAATCCTTCACTTAGTGTAAATAAGTTAGCCGTTTTAACGGCTGTGAATGCCGTTAATGATTACATAATGATCAAGGAACAACTAGAACGGTTGCAGAATGAACTTAAAAAGGAAAAGGATTGA
- the infC gene encoding translation initiation factor IF-3 has translation MLLNEGIRAREIRLIDQNGEQLGIKTKIEALEIAARVNLDLVLVAPNAKPPVGRIMDYGKFKFEQQKKDKEARKNQKIIVTKEVRLSPTIDEHDFNTKLRNGIKFLEKGDKVKASIRFKGRAITHKEIGQRVLDRFSEACKEVATIESHPKMDGRSMFLVLAPKIDKL, from the coding sequence ATGTTGTTAAACGAGGGCATTCGTGCTCGCGAAATCCGTCTTATCGATCAAAACGGCGAGCAGTTAGGTATTAAAACGAAAATTGAAGCGCTTGAAATTGCAGCGCGCGTTAATCTTGATCTAGTACTTGTTGCACCGAACGCAAAACCACCAGTAGGCCGTATTATGGACTATGGAAAATTTAAGTTCGAGCAGCAGAAGAAAGATAAAGAAGCTCGTAAAAATCAAAAGATCATTGTCACTAAAGAAGTTCGTCTAAGCCCAACGATTGATGAGCATGACTTTAATACAAAGCTTCGCAATGGGATTAAATTCCTTGAAAAAGGCGATAAAGTAAAAGCATCAATCCGCTTTAAGGGACGTGCGATTACCCATAAAGAAATCGGTCAACGTGTGTTAGACCGTTTCTCTGAAGCGTGCAAGGAAGTAGCAACGATTGAGTCACATCCTAAAATGGACGGTCGGAGCATGTTCCTTGTTTTAGCACCTAAAATCGACAAGTTATAA
- the pheT gene encoding phenylalanine--tRNA ligase subunit beta — protein sequence MFVSYKWLQDYIDLSGVSAQELAEKITKSGIEVEGVDVLNEGIKGVVIGYVTEREQHPNADKLSKCLVDIGQEQPVQIICGAKNVAQGQKVAVATVGAVLPGNFKIKRAKLRGEESNGMICSLQELGMEGKIIPKEYAEGIFVFPADAPVGADALAFLNRDDQVLELGLTPNRSDCLSMLGVAYEVAAILNREVLLPEINLETSDEKASDYIKITVEAKDDNPLYVAKVIKNVKIGPSPLWLQTRLMVAGIRPHNNVVDITNYILLEYGQPLHAFDYDRLGSKEILVRRAKDGETIQTLDEAKRTLTADHLVITNGQEPVALAGVMGGANSEVHSETTTVLLESAYFAGGVVRKASKDHGLRSEASARFEKGVDPNRVRAAGDRAAYLMAKYANGEVLKGSVEVDTLTIEPAVISITLEKINRVLGTTLSVKEVAAIFDRLQFGVSIEQDMLTITAPTRRGDIKIEEDLLEEVARLYGYDEIPKTLPIGSTTPGKLSQYQQKRRVVRHYLEGAGLYQAVTYSLTSEDKVNQYALEKRDAIRLAMPMSEDRSMLRLSIIPQLLEVLKYNGARQNDSLAVYETGAVFLSNGVDVQPEEQEHLAGAITGLWHSHSWQGEKKPVDFFVLKGILEGLFSMLGLSENVGYVQAQFDGMHPGRTAEIQLAGEKIGFVGQVHPNMQKELDLKDTFVFELSLKAVLEAATEPLRYEVIPRFPTITRDIALVVNTETVSGSLKEIILSAGQPLLKEVHVFDLYEGEHMEKGKKSLAFSLKYVDPEKTLTDEEITKVHEKVLEALQEKSGAVLRG from the coding sequence ATGTTTGTTTCATATAAATGGCTCCAAGATTATATTGATCTTTCTGGAGTATCAGCCCAAGAGCTAGCTGAAAAAATTACCAAAAGCGGAATAGAAGTTGAAGGGGTAGACGTTTTAAACGAAGGTATTAAAGGGGTAGTGATTGGCTATGTAACAGAGCGCGAACAACATCCAAATGCTGATAAATTAAGCAAATGTCTAGTTGATATTGGTCAAGAACAACCTGTTCAGATAATATGTGGAGCAAAAAACGTTGCACAAGGGCAGAAGGTAGCAGTTGCGACGGTTGGAGCTGTTTTGCCAGGCAATTTCAAAATCAAGCGTGCAAAACTTCGCGGAGAAGAATCCAATGGAATGATTTGTTCTCTTCAAGAGCTTGGGATGGAAGGGAAGATTATTCCAAAGGAATATGCAGAGGGGATTTTTGTATTTCCGGCAGACGCACCAGTGGGAGCGGATGCTCTTGCATTTTTAAACAGGGATGATCAAGTCCTTGAACTAGGTTTAACACCGAACCGTTCTGATTGCCTTAGCATGCTCGGAGTTGCTTACGAGGTTGCAGCTATTTTAAACAGAGAAGTGTTGCTCCCAGAAATCAACCTCGAAACATCAGACGAAAAAGCATCTGATTATATTAAAATTACCGTTGAAGCAAAAGATGACAATCCATTGTATGTTGCAAAGGTAATCAAAAATGTGAAAATTGGTCCATCACCATTATGGTTGCAAACTCGTTTAATGGTAGCGGGAATCCGTCCACACAATAATGTCGTTGATATAACAAATTACATTTTATTAGAATATGGTCAGCCATTGCATGCTTTTGATTATGATCGTTTAGGTTCCAAGGAAATACTTGTCCGTCGTGCAAAAGACGGTGAAACGATTCAAACACTTGATGAAGCCAAGCGCACACTTACAGCAGATCATCTTGTTATAACAAATGGACAAGAACCAGTTGCTCTTGCCGGTGTGATGGGTGGAGCAAATTCAGAGGTTCATTCTGAAACAACAACAGTCCTATTAGAATCTGCTTACTTTGCTGGTGGAGTTGTGAGAAAGGCTTCTAAAGACCATGGTCTAAGAAGTGAAGCTAGTGCACGTTTTGAAAAAGGGGTCGATCCAAACCGTGTTCGTGCAGCAGGGGATCGGGCAGCTTACTTAATGGCGAAATACGCAAATGGAGAAGTATTAAAAGGATCTGTCGAGGTTGATACTTTAACGATCGAACCAGCAGTGATTTCAATTACGCTTGAAAAAATCAACCGCGTACTTGGAACAACTCTTTCTGTGAAGGAAGTAGCAGCGATTTTTGATCGTCTCCAATTTGGGGTAAGTATTGAGCAAGACATGCTTACAATTACAGCTCCAACACGTCGGGGCGATATCAAAATTGAAGAGGATTTACTTGAAGAAGTGGCAAGACTTTATGGCTATGATGAAATTCCAAAAACATTACCAATCGGTTCAACAACACCAGGTAAATTAAGCCAATACCAGCAAAAACGCCGTGTTGTCCGCCACTATCTTGAAGGAGCAGGCCTTTATCAAGCCGTCACATATTCGTTGACAAGTGAAGATAAAGTAAACCAATATGCACTTGAAAAAAGGGATGCTATCCGTCTTGCGATGCCAATGAGTGAAGATCGCAGTATGCTACGTCTGAGCATTATTCCACAGCTGTTAGAAGTGTTAAAATATAACGGTGCACGTCAAAACGATAGTTTAGCTGTATATGAAACAGGAGCAGTATTTTTATCAAATGGCGTGGATGTTCAACCAGAAGAGCAAGAACATTTAGCTGGGGCAATTACAGGCCTTTGGCATAGCCATTCATGGCAAGGAGAGAAAAAGCCTGTAGATTTCTTCGTTCTAAAAGGCATTCTAGAAGGATTATTTTCAATGTTAGGTCTCTCAGAAAACGTAGGATATGTTCAAGCGCAGTTTGACGGTATGCACCCTGGACGTACGGCGGAAATCCAATTAGCTGGAGAGAAGATTGGTTTTGTCGGACAAGTTCATCCAAATATGCAAAAAGAACTTGATTTAAAAGATACTTTTGTATTTGAACTTTCATTAAAAGCTGTGTTAGAAGCAGCAACAGAACCACTTCGATATGAGGTGATTCCTCGTTTCCCAACTATTACGAGGGATATTGCACTTGTGGTTAACACTGAAACAGTCTCGGGTTCATTAAAGGAAATTATTTTATCAGCTGGTCAACCTCTTTTAAAAGAAGTACATGTATTTGACCTTTATGAAGGTGAACATATGGAAAAAGGAAAGAAATCTCTTGCCTTCTCATTAAAATATGTTGATCCAGAAAAAACATTAACTGATGAAGAAATTACCAAGGTACATGAAAAGGTTCTTGAAGCGTTGCAAGAAAAATCAGGAGCAGTATTAAGGGGATAA
- a CDS encoding sigma-w pathway protein ysdB: protein MVWLLRLILFGLIIFFIFILGSFLFTPNRKLKQARKQRRYYLLDDVDHVRKNLFFTFKGAIFEGEKYLGTTDQAIEVVSITIWAHDSDSLKGMVKEDFYFIEKKIIEQYPMAVINWKNPIKELMEKK, encoded by the coding sequence ATGGTTTGGCTTCTTCGTCTCATTTTATTTGGACTTATTATTTTCTTTATTTTTATTTTGGGAAGCTTTCTTTTTACCCCCAATCGAAAACTTAAACAGGCTCGTAAACAAAGGCGATATTATTTACTAGATGATGTGGATCATGTAAGGAAAAATTTATTTTTCACTTTTAAAGGGGCTATTTTTGAAGGGGAAAAGTATTTAGGAACCACAGATCAGGCAATTGAGGTCGTCTCAATAACCATTTGGGCCCATGATTCTGATTCATTAAAAGGAATGGTAAAGGAAGACTTTTATTTTATTGAGAAAAAAATTATTGAACAGTATCCAATGGCCGTAATCAATTGGAAAAATCCAATCAAAGAACTGATGGAAAAAAAGTAG
- a CDS encoding RNA methyltransferase, which produces MKHIQSLKNPQVKQWKKLQNRKDRDKTGMFLIEGFHLVEEALKQKEQIVEIIVSEQVGFPPRWDSGLIPVTMVPEEISNELSDTEAPQGIYAVCSQIDKQPSLEDAKTFLFIDAVQDPGNLGTMIRTADAAGIDAVVVGHGSVDIFNAKVLRSAQGSHFHLPVIRGDLHEWVNILKEKNISVYGTALENAQIYTEIATTGQFALIVGNEGNGVNKEILANTTANLYIPIYGASESLNVAVATGILLYHLRS; this is translated from the coding sequence TTGAAACATATTCAATCTCTAAAAAACCCACAGGTAAAGCAGTGGAAGAAGCTTCAAAATAGAAAAGATAGAGATAAAACCGGAATGTTCTTAATAGAGGGATTTCACTTAGTTGAGGAAGCTTTAAAACAAAAAGAACAAATAGTAGAAATTATTGTTTCAGAGCAAGTAGGATTTCCGCCTCGTTGGGATTCTGGACTTATTCCAGTTACAATGGTTCCTGAGGAAATTTCAAATGAGTTATCAGATACAGAGGCTCCCCAGGGAATTTATGCCGTCTGCAGCCAAATTGACAAACAGCCCTCATTAGAGGATGCAAAAACCTTTCTGTTCATAGATGCGGTACAGGATCCAGGAAATTTAGGAACAATGATTAGAACTGCGGATGCTGCGGGAATAGATGCTGTTGTTGTAGGCCACGGAAGCGTCGATATTTTTAACGCAAAGGTTTTACGATCTGCTCAAGGCAGTCATTTTCATCTTCCGGTTATCAGAGGCGACTTGCATGAGTGGGTAAATATCCTTAAAGAAAAGAATATTTCTGTGTACGGTACGGCGCTTGAGAATGCCCAAATTTACACAGAAATAGCTACTACCGGACAGTTTGCATTGATTGTCGGAAATGAAGGTAATGGGGTTAATAAAGAAATACTCGCAAATACAACTGCAAACCTTTATATTCCGATTTATGGAGCAAGTGAATCACTAAATGTTGCCGTTGCTACGGGTATTCTTCTTTATCACCTTAGAAGTTGA
- a CDS encoding dUTP diphosphatase produces MQLDKLFQMQKSLDSYIEGKHQLQNEDLFDRKVLALLVEIGELANETRCFKFWSIKPSSEREVILEEFVDGIHFILSLGIECGFDELPLEVSNIPSLLTITEQFIHIYDRVGIFKKSRELNDFMMVLELYLQLAALLGITYEEMEQAYIQKNEVNYTRQHNNY; encoded by the coding sequence ATGCAGCTTGATAAATTATTCCAAATGCAAAAATCACTCGATAGCTATATAGAAGGAAAACACCAATTGCAAAATGAAGATCTATTTGATCGTAAGGTCTTGGCCTTGCTCGTAGAGATTGGTGAGCTTGCAAATGAAACTCGATGCTTTAAGTTCTGGAGCATAAAACCTTCCTCTGAGAGAGAGGTTATTTTAGAGGAGTTTGTTGATGGGATTCATTTTATTTTGTCACTTGGAATTGAATGCGGCTTTGATGAATTACCTCTTGAAGTAAGTAATATACCTTCATTGCTCACTATCACTGAACAATTCATTCATATCTATGATAGGGTGGGAATTTTTAAAAAATCCAGGGAACTAAATGACTTTATGATGGTATTAGAACTTTACCTTCAATTGGCTGCCCTTCTTGGAATTACATATGAAGAGATGGAACAGGCATATATTCAAAAGAATGAAGTTAATTATACTAGGCAACATAATAATTATTAG
- the sspI gene encoding small acid-soluble spore protein SspI produces MNLNLRNAVIHNVSGNTQEQLEDTIVDAIQNGEEKMLPGLGVLFEVIWKNSSEQEKKEMLEALESGLK; encoded by the coding sequence ATGAATTTAAATTTACGAAATGCTGTTATTCACAATGTTTCAGGCAATACACAGGAACAATTAGAAGATACCATAGTGGATGCCATTCAAAACGGGGAAGAAAAAATGCTTCCTGGCCTTGGCGTATTATTTGAGGTTATCTGGAAGAATTCCTCTGAACAAGAGAAAAAAGAAATGCTAGAAGCACTTGAAAGTGGCTTAAAGTAA